The sequence below is a genomic window from Luteimonas sp. MC1825.
TGTAGTCGCCTGCGTCGTAGGGGTGCGAGGCGAATACCAGCAGCACCGCATCGGGCGAATAGCGGTACTGCGTGCCCCAGGTCATCGGCGGCAGGTGCAGGCCGCGTTCGGGGGCGTCGAGGGTGAACTCGCGGCGGTGCAGGCCGTCGTCGGCAAGCACCCGCACCGAGCCGTGCACGCAGACCAGGAACTGGTGGCATTCCCGGTGCGCGTGTTCGCCGCGGGTCTCGCGCGATGGCACGTCGAACACCAGGAAGTACCGCACCGGCGCGAACGGCAGGTCGCGCGCAAACTCGCCCACTGACAGCGAGCCGCGCAGGTCGATGAAGCGCGGCAACCGCACCATGCGTGCGCTGCCGGTGCCGGCATCGGCGGGGTCGGCGGCGGCGGCGGCGGCAACAGCGTTGCCGGCATGCGTGCCGGGCGCGCCGGCGAGCACCTGGCCGGCGTCGTCGTCGGTGACATAGCCGACGATGCGTGCCGGGTTGCCGACCACGATCGCGTTGGCCGGCACCGAACGGGTGACCACCGCGCCGGCGCCGATCATCGCGCCGCGGCCGATGCGCACGCCCGGCAGCAGCGTGGCGTTGGCGCCGATCGACGCGCCGTCCTCGACCACGGTTTCCGCGAAGCGCTCCGGGCGCTGCCGGCTGCGCGGGAACAGGTCGTTGCTGAAGGTGGCATTGGGGCCGACGAACACGTCGTCACCCAGGCGCACGCCATCCCAGAGCTGCACGCCGCACTTGATGGTGGTGCGGTCGCCCACCACCACGTCGCCTTCGATGAACACGCCGTCGCAGACATTGCAGTCGCGGCCGATGCGCGCGCCGGGCAACACGTGCGCAAACGCCCACACCCGCGTGCCGGCGCCGACGGTGTCGCTCTCGCACAGCGCGTTGGGGTGCACGTAATGGCTCATGTGGCGTCGCCCTCGAAGGTCTGCTCGCTGTGCACCAGCGCCAGCGGCCGGGCCTTGGTGTTCTCGAACGCGCGCCAGGCGTAGCTGCCCACCACGCCGAGGCCCAGCGTGTTGATGGCGCCGAAGAACAGGATGGTGAACACCGTGGCCGCATAGCCCGGCACGGTCACCCACCCCGACACCTTGGCCACCACCACCACCAGCGCCAGCGCCACCGCCACCACCAGCGCGAGCGCACCGGTCGCGAACAGGATGCGCACCGGCAGGTCGCTGAAGGCGAACACGCTGTCGGAGAAATACTTGAGCTTCTTGCCCAGCGTCCACGCGCTGCGGCCGTGGGTTCGGCGGCGTCGCGGGTAGGGCAGGAACGCGCGCCGCCCGCCCAGCCAGAACAGCTGCGCCAGCAGGCTTGTGTTGGACTCGCGCATCGCCACCAGGCGGTCGCGGAAGTCGGCGCTGACCGCGAAGATGTCCACGCCGCCGCGCGGGATGTCGGGCATCACCAGGCGCCGGTACAGCGACCAGAACAGCGTGGACAGCAGCCTGCCGACGAACGGGTCGTCGCGACCGTCGCGCACACCGAAGCCGACATCGGCGCGCCCGTCGCGCAGCGCGGCGAGGAAGCGCAGCGCGAGTTCCGGCGGCTCCTGCAGGTCGGCCGCCATCACCGCGATCACCTGGCCGCGCGCCCTTTCCAGGCCGACGCGGATCGCCGGGAAGGCGCCGAAGTTGCGGGTCAGTTCCACCAGCTGCGCCGGGAAGCCCGCGCTCGGCAATGCGTCGCGCAGCAGCGCATGGCTGTCGTCGGGGCTGCCGTCGACCACCAGCACCGCCTCGAAGCCGCCCTCGACCTCGCGCGCCAGGCCGCGCAGGGCGTCGAGCAGCGCCGCGATCGAGCCGGCATTGCGGTACACCGGCACCACCACCGAGAGCGCGGGCGTCAGAAGCGGTTGCATGCGGCGGTCACCCTCTCGGCTTCGTCATCGGTCAGCTCCGGGAAGCATGGCAGGGTCAGCGCGGTGCGCGCCTGGCGTTCGGTCACCGGCAGCGACCGGCCCGCGTGGCGCCCGGCGAGGCAGGGCTGCTGGTGGTCGGGCAGGGGGTAGTGCACATCGCTGGCGATGCCGGCGGCGTCGAGGTGCGCACGCAGCGCATCGCGGGATTCGCTGTGCACCACGTAGAGATGCGCCACGTACTCGTTGCCGGCGACCGCCGGCACCGCGATGCGCGGATTGGCGATGCACTGCGAGTAGCGGTTGGCGATGTCGCGGCGGCGCCGGTTCCAGGCGTCAAGCAGCGGCAGCTTGATCGACAGCACGCGTGCCTGCAGTTCATCCAGGCGGCTGTTGCGGCCGCCTTGCAGGGTGTTGACGTATTTCTGTTCCCAGCCGTACTGGCGCAGCGCGCGCAGGCGCGCGGCGATCCCGGCGTCGCGGGTGACGACGGCGCCGGCATCGCCCAGCGCGCCGAGGTTCTTGGTGGGATAGAAACTGAAGGCCGCGGCATCGCCGAATGCGCCGGCGCGGCGGCCGTCGGCGCTGCGCGCGCCATGCGCCTGCGCGCAATCCTCCACGAGCGCGGCGCCATGCGCGCGGCAGGTCTCGGCAATGGCGTCGATCCGCGCGAGGCGGCCATACAGGTGCGTGGCGACCACCGCGCGCAGCGGCCCGTCGCTGTCGCAGGCGCGCGCGAGCTGCGCCGGATCCAGCGTGGCGTCATCACCGACATCGACGAACACCGGTTCCGCGCCGCAGGCCAGCGTGGCCGTGGTGGCGTACATGGCGGCGTTGGCGGGCACCGCGACGCGGTCGCCTGGCACGACGCCAACGGACTTCAGTGCAAGCTCCAGCGCGTCACTGCCGTTGCCGACGCCGACGCAGTGGGCGACGCCGCAATACGCGGCAAAGGCGGACTCGAACGCCGCGAC
It includes:
- a CDS encoding WxcM-like domain-containing protein — encoded protein: MSHYVHPNALCESDTVGAGTRVWAFAHVLPGARIGRDCNVCDGVFIEGDVVVGDRTTIKCGVQLWDGVRLGDDVFVGPNATFSNDLFPRSRQRPERFAETVVEDGASIGANATLLPGVRIGRGAMIGAGAVVTRSVPANAIVVGNPARIVGYVTDDDAGQVLAGAPGTHAGNAVAAAAAADPADAGTGSARMVRLPRFIDLRGSLSVGEFARDLPFAPVRYFLVFDVPSRETRGEHAHRECHQFLVCVHGSVRVLADDGLHRREFTLDAPERGLHLPPMTWGTQYRYSPDAVLLVFASHPYDAGDYIRDYDAFLALAAAAPGA
- a CDS encoding glycosyltransferase family 2 protein, whose protein sequence is MQPLLTPALSVVVPVYRNAGSIAALLDALRGLAREVEGGFEAVLVVDGSPDDSHALLRDALPSAGFPAQLVELTRNFGAFPAIRVGLERARGQVIAVMAADLQEPPELALRFLAALRDGRADVGFGVRDGRDDPFVGRLLSTLFWSLYRRLVMPDIPRGGVDIFAVSADFRDRLVAMRESNTSLLAQLFWLGGRRAFLPYPRRRRTHGRSAWTLGKKLKYFSDSVFAFSDLPVRILFATGALALVVAVALALVVVVAKVSGWVTVPGYAATVFTILFFGAINTLGLGVVGSYAWRAFENTKARPLALVHSEQTFEGDAT
- a CDS encoding DegT/DnrJ/EryC1/StrS family aminotransferase, producing MRPPLVPVNSLVRHVAALRVELAAALADVVDSGQYVLGPGVAAFESAFAAYCGVAHCVGVGNGSDALELALKSVGVVPGDRVAVPANAAMYATTATLACGAEPVFVDVGDDATLDPAQLARACDSDGPLRAVVATHLYGRLARIDAIAETCRAHGAALVEDCAQAHGARSADGRRAGAFGDAAAFSFYPTKNLGALGDAGAVVTRDAGIAARLRALRQYGWEQKYVNTLQGGRNSRLDELQARVLSIKLPLLDAWNRRRRDIANRYSQCIANPRIAVPAVAGNEYVAHLYVVHSESRDALRAHLDAAGIASDVHYPLPDHQQPCLAGRHAGRSLPVTERQARTALTLPCFPELTDDEAERVTAACNRF